The nucleotide window TCATCGGGTGCGAGTGTGCAGTGGTAGCGGCAAACGGTACAGCTTATGGGATATGGGTTTTCGCCCGCCGCGAACAGTCATAACGGTGTCCGGGGTTGTAACCCCGGATTTCACCGGGACGTGCATTCCGCTCGATCTTTATCGTGAACGACCAACAGCCGAGATGTTGAGGTACAAGCAACCCGCTTCCAGCACCGTAACCGATAGACCCGCGCCGCGTATTCTTCCCTTGCCTGCAGCGACAGCGTCAAACTCGCCCCATTCAACCCAATTGCTCATCAAAACTGGCTGCGAGCACCGAATCGTCTCGCCAGTCGCCGGAGACCGGCGGAGCCGAAGTTTATCCCGTGCAAGACGAGGGCTTCGAGCTGATCGGCCGGAGCGCTCACGAGGTGATCCGCGCTCGCCGCGGTCAAGTCGTTGTGCGCAAGGTTCAGGCGTTTCAAACGCCGCCAGAGCGGGGACGATACGAGGCACTCGACCCCGGCGTCGCTGATCTCGTTGCCCGGAACCTCAAGATGAGCGAGGTTACTCAGCGCATCGGAGTCGGCGAGCGCACCCAGCCCGGCATCACCAATGCGGTTCCCGCCCATCGTCCAGTCGAGCGTTTCGAGCCGTTCGAGGTGCGGGCATCTCGCGAGCGCCCGTGCGGCGTTCACTCCGGGCGAGTTGACGGCGATCGAAGTCACGCAGACCAGTTCGGGGCGCACAATGAACCGCGCGAACCAAGTGGCGGTCAGGTGCCGGATGCTGACCTGGGGGCGCGGGCACAACCGCGCGAACTCGCCGGGCTGCTGAACGAACTGAAGGGCCGTGACTTGGAGTTTGCTCAGGAAGCCGCGGTCGAAGGTGATATCCGGGGCGGTGAGGTCGCGCCCCAACGGGCCGGGAATCAAATCGCGCCGGTGGTTCTTGATCAAGAACTGCACTCGTTCCGCGCGCTTCCGCCGATCCGCGCCGGGCAATTCGGCGGTCTGCTCCCACCCGCACTGGAGGCGAATGAACTCGGCCCGGATTGGCCGGTCGTGTTCGTCGAGCCAATCGGCGTAGGCGAGGCGCGGGGTGTCCTCGCTCGGATGCGCTGCGATAGCGGCCAGCAGTGCGTCCTCGTCGCTCATGGGCGCTCATGCGCCTCTTTCGGGAGCTTCGGAGCGGGGTATTTGGCCCGCAGGTCGGCCCACTGTTCCTGACCAATGGCTGTGCGGAAATCTTCGTCCGAGTAGAACCACAGGCTAGCGCCGCCCCGTATCGCTTCCGCAATGAGCCGCTCCAGCTCGGTCCGGTTCCCGGCGGTCGCCGCGACCGCGGCGCGAAGGGGGTTCGATACCGGCTGCTCCCCGAACTCCGCGAGCACGGCGCCCGCGGCCTCCGGCTCGGAGCGGAGCACCCCGCGCAGGTACTCGTCACGGGCCGTCCAGCGGTTTGCCGCCTTATCGTCGGACTCCCGCAAGAATTTTTTAAACAGCACCGCCGCGGCGGCGTACTCGCGGGCGCGGAACTTGAGATGCGCCTGCCAGTACACGCACTGAATGTCGTTCGGCTCGCGCTTGCGGTGTGCCACCAGCAGTTTCTTCAGCCCGTCGAGATCGTCACATCTGTCGTACAGCCCGGCCAGTTGCTGAAACACGGGCGCGATTGGTTCGACCTTTTCATGCGCCTCCAGACCGCGTTTCGCCCGGAACAGGCACTCCACTTGGCGCCAGCGGAACCCGGCTCGTTCGTCGAACTCGTCGCGTTCCGGGTCCGCATTTACCGGAGGCAATTTGGCCGCTCCCGCCGCAAACGCCGCAGCCGCTCGGTCGTATTCTTCCTCGTGTTGGAACACGGCGCCCTCAAAATACAACAGCCACGGGTCGGCCGGGACACGACGGCGGTGCGCCGCGATCAGCTCCCGCAGTTCCGGCAGTTCGTCCTCGGGCTCCTCCGCGTCCGACACCGTGTCGTCGAGGTCATTGGCAAGAATGCGGAACGCCTGGGCGGCGTACTCGGCCGGCACGACGGCGTAGGCCTCCCGCCCCTTCTTCGCCCGACACATTGCGTGGAGGTATGCCTCCAGCACCTGGGGCCGAGCCGCCTCGATCTTCAGCCCGCGCTCGAGCAGCGCGCGAGCAGCATCAAACCGACCGGCGATCACCTGTCGGCGCACGTCCGCGGACAGCCCCCGCGGCTCGTCCGGTCGCGCCTTGCGCAGCCCGTCCAGCAACGCGTCGGCAGCGAGACCGTTATCGTCGTCAGCAATCTCGGGCCGCACCGCGTCGTACAGGCGGCCGGGGTCCGCGGCACGGCCCAGCCGGTCACCAAGTTCCGACCGGTTCTTCGGCTCCAGCACCCGGCCCAGCGCGACCAGCGGGTCGGGTGCGTCGGGGTCCAGGTCGTTCGCCCGCCGGTACGCGGCCCGAGCTTCGTCCAACCGATTCAGCTCCTCAAGTGCGGACCCGCGGGTCAGTTCCGCCTCGTCGTCGGGGCCGAGTTGGGCGATGTACGCGTCCGCGGCCGCGAGCGCTTTGGCGTGCTCGCCAGACTGGAGGTAACAGTTCGCACGCATCAGGTGCGTCAGCGGCGCGTCCGGCTCCACCCGTTCCACTTGGTCCAGGAAAGCAAGCGCCTCGTTCGGCTCACCCCGGGCGAGGTGAATTCCGGCCCGGAGCAGATACACAACCGCGGCGATCGGGTCCGGCAGATCGGCCGGCCGGCACCCGGCCAGCGCCGCCTCGGCGCTGGCGTAGTCTTGCCGGGCGATCGCGGCCTGCGTGGCACGGATCGCGAGCAGCGCCTTTTGCAGTGCCGGCAGCCGAGCCAGCATGTCTGGAGTCAGCAACGCCCCCATCAGGTGCGTCGCACGCAGCCCTTGGTCCAGGTCCTCGAAATCGAACACCCGCCACCCGCCGGGCCGCCGCACCAGCCACCAACGCACCTTGAGTTTCACCCGGCCGAGCGCCGTAGAGTCGTTGACGTGGCTGGCGATCACCACCGCCTCGTTGCGGTCTGCCGACCACCGTACCCGGCGCACGTTGGTGCTCTGCCAGCGGAATAACGGATTGAACACGGCCCGCGCGCCGGCGTTTTGCATCCCGCGAATGAACCGCTCGCGATCGGCACGTCCGGGTTTCAAGCCGAACCGGTCGAACCGCCCGGTTCGCACTAGTTCCTCGAACAGCCGTTCGGGGTCGAACTGCTGGAACAGCGCGGGGCCGTCCTCTTTTTCGAGGATCTTCGTGAGGTTGGCGAACAGCGCCGCGAACTCGGCGGCCTCTTCGGGGGTGGGCGACTTCGGGTCGGCAAACGCCGCCGCGGCCTCCGCTCGCCCGGCCTCGCGCTCGCTCGCCTGGGCTTGCTCGGCGCGCAAGCGGGCAGCCGCCCCGCGGCGTTCCACGACCACTTTCACCGTCACAACGAGGCCGGTCAGTGCCAGAACGCACACGAAGAACACTCCGAACACGATCGCTGCGGTGGCACGATTGCTCATGAGAAGCCACTTATGGTCCCGCGGGCCGGCCGGTCGGAGCGAACGGGCCGACGGTCGCTGCGGCTGCCCATTCTAACCGCTAACGCACATTTATACATGGGCGTTTTGGCGAAACTTGTGGTTCGGCGTGAGCCAAAAACGAGCGAGCCTCGCGACACGTGGTCGCGAGGCTCGCTCGTTTCGTGTACCAGTTTAGCTGGCGGGTGTTTCGGTCGGAGCGGGCGTCTCCGCAACCACCGGGGCAGGCGCCGGGGCGACCGGGGCCGGCCCCTTCTTCTGAACCTTCGTCTCACCGGACTTCAGGAACTCAATGACCGCGGTCGCGCCGCCGTCGCCGAGCCGCCGGTAGTGCTGCTTCAGAATGCGGGTGTACCCACCCGAGCGATCGGAGAACCGCGGCCCGATTTCGCGGAACAGCTTCTTCAGCACCGTGTCCCCGGTGCTCTCGTCCTTCTTGTCCCAGATCTCGGTGCCGTGCGTCGGGCCGAGCAGGGCCATCGCCTGCCGGCGGTAGTGCAGGGCCTTAATGCGAGCCGTCTTCTCTTCGGCCTCGCCCTTGCCAGCCGCGGCGGCGATGGCGGCATTCGCCTTTTTGGCCAGGGTGACGATCTTCTCGACGAACGGCCGCAGTTCTTTAGCCTTCGGCAGCGTGGTGACGATCCGCTCGTGCGTGATCAGCGCGCGGGTCAGGTTGCGGAACAGGCTGCGCCGGTGGGCGGCGTTGCGGTTCAGGTGACGACCGCGCTTACGGTGACGCATGGCTCATCCTCAAATCAAAAGAGGTTAGAAAACAGAGGTCAGAAGCAAGAACCCCACCCCGTGCCAAGGAAGGTGGAGGTGACGAAACCGAGGCCGGCATTAGCTCCCGGCCTCCGGTCCACTGACCTCTCGGATCAAACGTGCGGCATCAGCCGCGGTTACGACCGGCGCGGCGGCAGACGCATTCCGAGCGCCAGCCCCCGCTCTTCCAGCTTCGACTTCACTTCTCGGAGCGTCGTTTCGCCGAAGTTCCGTACTTCGAGCAACTCCTCGGACGTCCGAATCACGAGATCGCGAACGGTCTGGATGCCTTCGGTTTCGAGGCAGTTGGTCGCCCGCACCGACAGGTCGAGTTCCGCAAGGCTCATGTTGAGCTTGCGCTCGAGCTCGGCGTCCTGTTGGTCGCGCACCGACGCGTTCGGCCCGATCTCGATGGGGCCGTCGTCCAGTTGCAGTTCCGGCCCCGGCTCCGTGTACTGCACGAACGGGTTCAGGTGCTTGCGGAGGATCTTCGCCGCCTCGACGATCGCCATTTGCGGAGCGAGCGTGCCGTTGGTCCAGATCTCCATCACGAGCCGGTCGTAGTTCGTCTTCTGACCGACGCGGGTCTCTTCGATGTCGTACTTCACCCGCACGACCGGCGAGAAGCTCGAATCGACCGGGATCACCCCGACCTCGCGGTCCTTGCCGGCGTTGTCGTCGGCCGTGCGATACCCGCGGCCGTTTTCGACCGTCATTTCCATCACGAACGGCACGTCGCTCGTGAGGGTCGCGATGTGGTGCTCGGGGTTGATGATCTGGATCGTTTCGTCGTGCTGCACGTCCACGCCGCGGACGGCGCCGGCTTCGTGCTTCTGGATGCGAATCGTCTTCGGCTGGTCAGAAAGGTTCTTAACGACCAAACTCTTGACGTTCAGGATGATGTCCGTGACGTCTTCAACCACGCCGGTGATGGTCGAGATCTCGTGCTGTACGCCCTGGATCTTGACCCGCGTGATCGCGCTGCCTTCCAGCGACGACAGCAGGATGCGACGGAGGCTGTTGCCGATCGTCATCCCGAAGCCCTTCTCGAAGGGCTCGGCGTAGAACTTGCCGTAGGTGTCCGAAAGGTTGGAGCGGTCGGCCTGAACCCGGTTCGGCAACTCCAGCCCACGCCAGCGAACGCGCATTCTCAATTCTCCTGCCGTCGGCTTTCCGCTACCCCACCTGCGACCGAGCGGGGAGCGAACCAAACGGCGACCTGTCGAACAAGACCGGCGATCGCGGCCGGAAAGTTGAAGAGTATTCACCGCAGAGGGCACGAGAGAGCGCAGAGAGAAAACACTGTTCTGAACTTTTGTTTCCTCTCTGCGTCCTCTCGCGCCCTCTGCGGTGAATACTGTATCCGCCACTATCGGGTAGCGATTTCGATGATCAACTGCTCGCGGATGTCGGTAATCCGCTCGTCCACGTCCTGCCGGGTCGGGGTGCGGTTCATGCGCCCTTCAGGCTGGTCCTGTGTGCCGGTCAGTTCGAGAAAATCGGGGATGCGAACGGTCCCCTTCGCCAGGGTGTCGCGGGCCATTTTCAGGCTGCTGTCCCGGGTCTTCACCTTGATGACATCGCCGGGCTTGACCAGCATGCTCGCGATGTCGCACTTCACCCCGTTCACCAGAATGTGTCCGTGGGACACCATCTGGCGCGCGCTGGTGCGGTTCACGGCAAAGCCGAGCCGGTGGACAACGTTGTCCAGTCGGCGCTCCAGGATCGACAGCAGTTGCTCGCCGGTGTTCCCGACGGCCTTCGTCGCGAGGCCGTAGTAGCGGCGGAACTGGGCCTCGAGCACCCCGTAGAACCGCTTGAGCTTCTGCTTCTCGCGGAGCCGGATGCCGTACTCGGAGGTCTTGCTGCGGCGCAGCCCGTGCATACCGGGCGGCGGCTTTTGCTTGTCGATCGGGCACTTCGGCCCGAAGCACCGGTCGCCTTTGAGGTACAGCTTCATCTGGTCCCGCCTGCACATCTTGCAGACGGGATCGGTGTTACGTGCCATGTCGCCTGTGAGGGCTCGAACCAGGGGTCAAGGTGGCCCCGCAAAGCGGGACCGGTTTCGGTGACCGTCCTCGGCTGTCAGTCGCACGCCCGGCGAACCCCAGAGTCGGAACAGGCGTCGTGCTAACAACAGTGTGGTCAGCGGGGGTTGCCGGAGCAACACCCCACTGACCGCAGGTGGCTGATCACATCTTGTCGGTTTTGAACGGTTAGACGCGGCGCTTCTTGGGCGGACGGCAGCCGTTGTGCGGGAGCGGGGTCACGTCTTCGATGGCCTTGACGTTGAGGCCCGACGCCTGAAGGGCGGTGATCGCGGATTCGCGGCCGGCGCCCGGCCCCTTCACCCGCACCTCGACCTCCTTGACGCCGAACTTGGACGCCTTGGAGGCGCACTCTTCGGCCGCCCGCTGCGCCGCGAACGGCGTGCTCTTGCGGCTGCCCTTGAACCCGACCGCCCCGCCCGACGAGTGGCACAGCGTGTCGCCGTTCGTGTCGGTGATGGTGACGATCGTGTTGTTGAACGTGCTCTGCACGTGGGCGACGCCGCGGCTTACGTTACGCCGTGTCTTCTTCTTCTTGCTCTTCGCCATGTTCGTGGTGTTCGGTGGTTGGTGTTCAGTGTTTAGTGCCGACCCGTTCGGTCATGGTGTTTCGCCACAGTTCGCGAACCGTGTTCAACTCAACACGAAACACCAAACACTAACGTTACCGCATGTCCTTGACGCCCTTCTTGCCGGCGACCGTCTTGCGAATGCCCTTGCGGGTACGGGCGTTCGTCTTCGACCGCTGGCCGCGCACCGGCAGGTTCTTCCGGTGCCGCTCGCCGCGGTAGCACTTGATTTCCTTCAGCCGCGCGATGTTGGAGCCTTCCACGCGGCGGAGCGGCCCTTCGACGAGGTACTCCTTGTCGAGGAGCACCGCGATCTCGGCGATCTCCTTGTCGTTCAGCTCTTTGGCCCGCCGCTGCGGGTCGAGGTTGAGCTTCTCGCACACTTCCAGCGCCGTGGTCGGCCCGAGCCCGCGGATGTACCGCAGTGAGATGTGGGTCGGCTTGTCCGGCGGGATGTCAACGCCTTGAATACGGGGCATATCAGCTACCAGAGGTCAGAGAACAAAGGACAGAGGACAGCGAGCAAAGACCAGAGTCGGTTCCGACCTCTGTCTTCTGGCGTCTGTCTTCTGGTGGTCAACCTTGCCGTTGCTTGTGCCGGGGGTCTTCGCAGATCACGCGAACGACGCCCTTGCGCTTGATCATCTTGCACTTGTCGCAGATCCGCCGCACGCTCGCACGCACCTTCATGGGGCACCCATTCGCCAGACGACCTGTTGCCACAACGACTGGCGCCGCGGCCGTTTCAAATTCCGAAAGCCCGCACACGCCGGGTAAACCTTCAATCTACCCGGGCTTGAAAAACCGACAAGGCCGCACCGCCAAATTATTGAGCCGGCGCCGGAGCGGCCGGAACCGTTTGCGGTTCGTCGTCGAACGCGCCTTCATCGGCGGTGATGACGACCACCCCGCTCGCCGTGAGCGCGAGCGTGTGCTCCACGTGAACGCTCGCCAACCGGTCCCGTGTCACCACGGTCCACTGGTCGCCGAGCGTGTCCACTTCCGCCCGCCGCATGTTCACCATCGGCTCAACGGCCAGTGTCAGCCCCGGCTCGAGTTTGAAGTCGGATTTGCGGGTCTCGCGGTCAACGTAGTTGGGCACCTGCGGGTTCTCGTGCATGATCCGCCCGATGCCGTGACCCACGTACGATGTCACGACACTGAACCCGGCCTGCTCGACGTGCCGCTGCATCTCGCTCGCGACCTGGCTCCACCACTTCCGCTTCGGCAGAAGGTCGATCGCGATCTGGAGCGTCTCCTCACCGACCTTCAGGAGCCGGGCCTTCTCGGCCGACACCGGCCCGATCGGAATGGTGATCGCGCGGTCCGCGCACCAGCCGTTCAGCTTGCACGCGGTATCGACCTTCAGCAGGTCGCCCTCTTTCAGCACCCGCTGACCGGGGACGCCGTGAACCACCTGCTCGTTCACGCTCAGGCACGTGACCGCGGGGAACGGCGTTTTCCCGGGGTAGCCCTTGAACAGCGGGATCGCGTTGTGTTTGGCGTAAAACGCCTCAACCGCCTGATCCATTTCGATCGTCTTGACGCCGGGCTTCGCCATCTCGCGACAAATGCGGAGCGCGCGGGCGACGAGTTTCCCGGCCTCGCGCATGAGCGCGATCTCGCGGGCGGATTTCAGTTCCGGCGGCCGGTTCGCGTTGGGTCGGATCATCGGGTAGCGCGGGGGTGGCGGAATTCGGAACACGGGTTCAAAACAACGGCGACAACGATTTCCTTGCGGGAGCCGAGTTCCGCGGCCGCGTCACGGCCGAGTCCTCCCGGCGGGAGTCGAACCCGCGACAGCCGATTTATAAGATCGGCACTCTGCCGCTGAGTTACGGGAGGCGCGTGAACCGCTCCGACATATGCCATCGCGTATCACGGCGCCCTCCCTTCTGCGGTTAGAACCGCGTTCCCGGTTTCGTCCGGCCGGCGTACCAGCAGCGCCGCCAGCACGTCGGCGAAAATCTTCTCCGGACCCTGCGTCGCGTCGATGTCGTCCACCAGCCCTTGCCGCCGGTAATGTTCTAGCAACAGGTCCGTGTTTTTGTGGAACTCGCCGAGCCGCCGCCGGACCGTTTCTTCTTTGTCGTCGTCGCGAAGAACCAGTTCCGCCCCGCACACGGTACAAACGCCCGGGACTTTTGGCGGTTGCGCGGTCACGTGAAAGCACACGCCGCACGCCCCGTTCGAGCAGCACCGCCGCCCGCTGATCCGCCGAACGACCTCGTCGTCGTCGATGCGCAGGTTCACAACGGCATCGACCCGCAGGAACTCCTGTCTCAGCAACGCGTCGAAGGCGACCGCCTGGGAATAGGTCCGCGGGTAGCCGTCCATCACGAACCGCTCGGGCCGGCTCTTACCACGGAACAGTTCGGCGACCACCTCGTTCACGACCGTGTCCGGCGCCAACAGTCCCTGTCTGATCAGCGGCCCGACGATCCGGCCCGTCTCGGTGTTCCGTCTGATCGCGTCGCGGAACATTGCGCCGGTGCCAATGACGGTCAGTCCGAACCGCTTGACGAGCCGGTCGGCCTGCGTGCCCTTGCCGCTGCCCGGGGGTCCGACGAGCACCAATCGCATGAACCGTCACCTTCAAATGTCCGCCGCCGCCGAGCGGGCCTGACGACACCTGCGAACCGAGTTCACCGGGTGGGCTTGGCGGACACCAATCCTTCATAACCACTGTATTGTTGTCTGCGTCACAGGCATCAGCAAGAGGATCGCGAAAATCCCCCCCCGTGCCGACTACTTGCACAACTCCCGTGTTTACACCTTGTGGTAGTTCCAGCAGTTCGATTTTCTCCGCTTTCGTACCAAATGGAACTACCAGCAAAGAGTTCCTGTTCGTGAAGCGAAACGAGCCGCGCCAGCATCAACAACCCCAAACGATGACAAAACAATACTTTACGCCCCAATCTACTGCCGCGAGCGTTCACAATACCAGCGGACGTCTGCAACTCGTATTCGGTTTCATGCCGGTGGTGCGTGGGTAGCGACCGCCCAGCTCCGGACCAGTCTGACGCCAGCAAATGTCCAGCCGCCACCCCATGCGTCTCAGTCGGCTGGGGACCCACAGCCTCAATACGCGGCTCACGTTCCAGCAGCGATCGAGTTGTCTCTGCGGCCAGGATGCCACAGCCCCAAATGAGGCCAGCAGTTGACTCCCCCGAAAGAGAGGGGAACGCCTCACCAAACAACAAGCCAGATGAGCCAGTGTCTCATGAGCGACGGCTCTACTCACACTCCGAGTTGCCGCTACCCTCACAAATGGCACGCGAGCAGTTCCGTGTTTCACGTCGGGCCATTTCAGTGCCGTCCGCTGACGCAGACGCTTCGACCGGAGCCGGAATTACCGATTGAACGGTTTGGGTCAGCGGGTCAAGTTAAATCCAGCCGCTTCAAGTTCGCGCGGCTTTGGTAATCGGCTGTGAGATCTGAGATGCCACCCGCCCGCATCAGCAGGCGGGTGGCGCACACGATTGACGAACTTGAAACTACTGGAATCCGAATCCGTGGCACGGTGAAGCACAGAACCGATCTTGAAATGGCACGACGGCAAAAAGCTCTCGCCTTTTGCCGTCGCAGTTCCGACTTTACCGGCGTTGCGGCGAAATCACGATTCGTCGGTCAGCCCGGGGTAGTTCCGCATGACGAGGTGACTGTTGATCTTCTGCACCAGGTCGAGCGCCACGCTGATCACGATAAGCAGGCCCGTACCGCCGAAGTAACTCGCGACCACCAGCGGAACGCCCATCTCGTTCGAGATCACGTTGGGGATGATCGCGATGATCGCGAGGAACGCCGCCCCCACGAACGTCACCCGCATCAGCACCCGTTCGAGGTAGTCCGCGGTCTTCTTGCCCGGCCGGTAACCGGGGATGAAGCTGCCGTGGTCCTTCAGGTTGTCGGCGATCTCCTTCGGGTTGAAGGTGATCGCCACCCAGAAGTACGTGAACACGTAGATCATCACCACGTAGCCGAAGTTGTACATCCAGCCGCTGTGGTTGTTGAACACGCTCGACAGCGTGCCCGCCCAGCCGATCGAGCTGTCGGAGAAGCTGTAGATCGCGTTGAACAACAGGCCCGGGACGATGAGCAGGGTGCTCGCGAAGATCACGGGCATCACACCGGCCGCGTTCACCTTCATCGGCAGGAACTGGCGCGTGCCGCCGTACACCCGTCGGCCGCGGACGTGCTTCGCGCTCTGGGTCGGGATGCGGCGCTGGGCCTTCGTCATCGCGATCACGCCGACGACCACCACGACGAACAGGAACGCGAGAACGATCAGTTTCTCGAACGTGATGTCGGTCCCGGCCCCGCCGAGTGTGAACACCGAGTCCTTGATCTTGCCCGTGGAGGAGTCGATCAGGAGCATGTTGACCGCGTCCGGGATGCGGGACACGATCCCGGCCATGATGATGAGCGAGATGCCGTTGCCGATGCCGTACTCGTCGATCTGCTCGCCGAGCCACATCAGGAACACGGTACCTACGGTCAGCGTGACAACGGCCGTGAAGCCGAACCACCACAGGTCAAAGCCGGCGTTGTACCCGTCGGGCGCGAGCCCCATCCCGCTACCGTCACTGGCCTCGGGCTTCATGACGGCCTGCACGACCATGACCGCCTGCACGATGCAAATGGGCACCGTGAGATAGCGGGTCAGTTCGTTCAGCTTCTTGCGACCGCTCTCGCCCTCCTTGCGGAGCTTCTCCAGCGACGGCACCACCCCGCTCGACAGGAGCTGGATGATGATCGACGCCGAGATGTACGGCATGATGCCGAGCGAGAAGATGCAAGCGTTCGAGAGGTTACCGCCGGAGAACAGCGACACGAACCCGAGCACCTGTCCCAGCGCGCCACGCTGCGCCTGCGACATCTTCTCGGCCATCTTCGCCTGGTCGATCATGGGCAGCGGGACGTAGTACCCGATGCGGTAGACCGCCAAGAAGATGAGGGTGATGAAGATCTTCTTCCGGAGTTCCGGGATCTTGAAGACCGTGAGGAGCTGTTCGGGCACCAAGCCCAGGACGCTGGCCGCGGCGCCGAACAGGATCAGCGTCCACCCGAGCCAGGACAGGGTCGGCCCGCCGTACGAAAACGTGGCCACCCCGCCGATGAGCGTGCCGACACCGGCGACGAGGCTGATGGAGCGCCAATTCATGGGTAATCCTTTCACTCAGGCGGGCGGGGGCGTGAGCCCCCTGTTAAACGTCCGTGCGGCTCGACGCGCTGGAGTTTAACAAGGGGCTCACGCCCCCGCCCGCCAAGTCGTTCCTCACGCCTTCGGCTTCTTCGCGGCCTTGGCCGCTTCCAGCGCCTTCTTCTTCGACCCCATCTTGTTGCGGACCGGCTTCTTCGGCGCCGGGATCAGGTCGCAGGTACCGCCCGCCTTCTCGATCGCGGCCTTGGCGGCGGCGGAGAAGTGGTCGGCCCGGACGGTCAGCTTCTTGGTCAGCTTGTCCGCCCCTTCGCCGAGGATGCGGAGGTGGTCGAAGGTGCCGACCACGAGCCGCCGCCCCTTCAGCGCGGCCACGTCAACGGTGCTGTTCGCGTCAAACGCTTCGAGGTCACCGACGTTGACGACCGCCGCGGTCTTGTCCCAGGTCGCGTGGCTGAAGCCGCGCTTCGGGAACCGGCGGTACAGCGGCATCTGACCGCCTTCGAACAGCCCGCTCGGGAGCCGGGCGCCGGCGCTGGCGTACTGGCCCTTGTGACCGAGGCCGCACGTCTTGCCGTGCCCGGAACCGATCCCGCGGCCGACGCGGCGCTTCAGGCGACGCTTCTGGATACCGGGGGAGCAAACGGTTGAGAGATCCATTAGAGTTGTACCCCCCGCAGGCGCGCCACGTCTTCTTTCGTCCGGAGTTGGGCCAGCCCGTTGAGGGTGGCCTTCACGAGGTTCAGCGGGTTGGTGCTGCCGTGAACCTTGGTGAGGATGTTCGAGATGCCGCACGCCTGCAGCACCTCACGAACCCCCGGACCGGCCTTCACACCGGTGCCCGGGCCAGCGGGCACCAGGATGACGCGGCTCGCGCCGTACTTGCCGATCACGCGGTGCGGAATGGTGCTGCCGCGAACGGACACCTTCTTCGACCGGCCGACGTTGCCTTCGCCTTCCTTGATGGCCTTCTCGACGGCCGGCGGCACTTCGTTGGCCTTGCCGTAACCGTAAGAGACCTTCCCGCGCCGGTCGCCGACGACCACCAGCGCGTTAAAGCTGAACCGGCGCCCGCCCTTCACCACGCAGGCGGACCGGCGGATCTTCACGACGAAATCGACCAACGCGTTGTCACGCGAGTCGGTCTCGCCCCTGTCTCGTCGCTCGCGCGCCATATATGTCCCTCGTTGGGGGACTGGACGCCCCCCGCTGGAAATATCGCCTGTTGTATTCAGAACCGCGGTTTCGGTGGCGAAAAGTCCGGGGGCGAACGGAGCGAACCGGTCCGGCCCGCTCAACCTCACCCGCCAACCGCTGCTTTACTTCTTGGGCTTGCCTTCGCCCTTCGGTTTGCCTTCGCCCTTCGCCTTGGCGGGCTTCGCAGCCGCCGGCGCCGGTGCCGCGGCGGGCTTCGCGGCGGCCTTCGCCTTCACCGCCTCAACGTCCGTGCAAACCAGGCCGGCTTCGGTCGCGGCCACGGCCAGAGCCGCGATCCGCCCGTGGAACCGGAACTGTCCGCGGTCGAACGAGGCGACGGTGATGCCCTTGGCCTTGGCGGCCTCGGCGAGCTTGCGCCCGACTTCCGTCGCGGCGGACACGTTCGCGCCGTGCTTCAGCCCCGAGTTTTTGCCCTGGCTGGTGGCGGCGGCGAGCGTGACGCCGTTCAGGTCGTCGATCAACTGAGCCGAGA belongs to Gemmata obscuriglobus and includes:
- a CDS encoding TIGR02996 domain-containing protein translates to MSDEDALLAAIAAHPSEDTPRLAYADWLDEHDRPIRAEFIRLQCGWEQTAELPGADRRKRAERVQFLIKNHRRDLIPGPLGRDLTAPDITFDRGFLSKLQVTALQFVQQPGEFARLCPRPQVSIRHLTATWFARFIVRPELVCVTSIAVNSPGVNAARALARCPHLERLETLDWTMGGNRIGDAGLGALADSDALSNLAHLEVPGNEISDAGVECLVSSPLWRRLKRLNLAHNDLTAASADHLVSAPADQLEALVLHGINFGSAGLRRLARRFGARSQF
- a CDS encoding tetratricopeptide repeat protein — translated: MSNRATAAIVFGVFFVCVLALTGLVVTVKVVVERRGAAARLRAEQAQASEREAGRAEAAAAFADPKSPTPEEAAEFAALFANLTKILEKEDGPALFQQFDPERLFEELVRTGRFDRFGLKPGRADRERFIRGMQNAGARAVFNPLFRWQSTNVRRVRWSADRNEAVVIASHVNDSTALGRVKLKVRWWLVRRPGGWRVFDFEDLDQGLRATHLMGALLTPDMLARLPALQKALLAIRATQAAIARQDYASAEAALAGCRPADLPDPIAAVVYLLRAGIHLARGEPNEALAFLDQVERVEPDAPLTHLMRANCYLQSGEHAKALAAADAYIAQLGPDDEAELTRGSALEELNRLDEARAAYRRANDLDPDAPDPLVALGRVLEPKNRSELGDRLGRAADPGRLYDAVRPEIADDDNGLAADALLDGLRKARPDEPRGLSADVRRQVIAGRFDAARALLERGLKIEAARPQVLEAYLHAMCRAKKGREAYAVVPAEYAAQAFRILANDLDDTVSDAEEPEDELPELRELIAAHRRRVPADPWLLYFEGAVFQHEEEYDRAAAAFAAGAAKLPPVNADPERDEFDERAGFRWRQVECLFRAKRGLEAHEKVEPIAPVFQQLAGLYDRCDDLDGLKKLLVAHRKREPNDIQCVYWQAHLKFRAREYAAAAVLFKKFLRESDDKAANRWTARDEYLRGVLRSEPEAAGAVLAEFGEQPVSNPLRAAVAATAGNRTELERLIAEAIRGGASLWFYSDEDFRTAIGQEQWADLRAKYPAPKLPKEAHERP
- the rplQ gene encoding 50S ribosomal protein L17, which produces MRHRKRGRHLNRNAAHRRSLFRNLTRALITHERIVTTLPKAKELRPFVEKIVTLAKKANAAIAAAAGKGEAEEKTARIKALHYRRQAMALLGPTHGTEIWDKKDESTGDTVLKKLFREIGPRFSDRSGGYTRILKQHYRRLGDGGATAVIEFLKSGETKVQKKGPAPVAPAPAPVVAETPAPTETPAS
- a CDS encoding DNA-directed RNA polymerase subunit alpha, encoding MRVRWRGLELPNRVQADRSNLSDTYGKFYAEPFEKGFGMTIGNSLRRILLSSLEGSAITRVKIQGVQHEISTITGVVEDVTDIILNVKSLVVKNLSDQPKTIRIQKHEAGAVRGVDVQHDETIQIINPEHHIATLTSDVPFVMEMTVENGRGYRTADDNAGKDREVGVIPVDSSFSPVVRVKYDIEETRVGQKTNYDRLVMEIWTNGTLAPQMAIVEAAKILRKHLNPFVQYTEPGPELQLDDGPIEIGPNASVRDQQDAELERKLNMSLAELDLSVRATNCLETEGIQTVRDLVIRTSEELLEVRNFGETTLREVKSKLEERGLALGMRLPPRRS
- the rpsD gene encoding 30S ribosomal protein S4, whose amino-acid sequence is MARNTDPVCKMCRRDQMKLYLKGDRCFGPKCPIDKQKPPPGMHGLRRSKTSEYGIRLREKQKLKRFYGVLEAQFRRYYGLATKAVGNTGEQLLSILERRLDNVVHRLGFAVNRTSARQMVSHGHILVNGVKCDIASMLVKPGDVIKVKTRDSSLKMARDTLAKGTVRIPDFLELTGTQDQPEGRMNRTPTRQDVDERITDIREQLIIEIATR
- the rpsK gene encoding 30S ribosomal protein S11; translated protein: MAKSKKKKTRRNVSRGVAHVQSTFNNTIVTITDTNGDTLCHSSGGAVGFKGSRKSTPFAAQRAAEECASKASKFGVKEVEVRVKGPGAGRESAITALQASGLNVKAIEDVTPLPHNGCRPPKKRRV
- the rpsM gene encoding 30S ribosomal protein S13 yields the protein MPRIQGVDIPPDKPTHISLRYIRGLGPTTALEVCEKLNLDPQRRAKELNDKEIAEIAVLLDKEYLVEGPLRRVEGSNIARLKEIKCYRGERHRKNLPVRGQRSKTNARTRKGIRKTVAGKKGVKDMR